GCTCGCATGCTGGAACACTACTTTGCCGCCTGTGCAGTCGACAACATGTATCATGCCGGCTGAGCTTGGGCGGGCAGCACGCCATTCAAAGGCACCAAGCACACCGCCTCGTATTTTGGAGGCACTCGCAACCCCATGGTCATTTCATGGCCACAGGTGCTTCGCCTCAGTCCCATTCCACGCTCCCAGTTTTCTCATGTCGTAGATAGTTTCAAGTAGTCAACAGTGGCGTAGTGCGAATGGTTTTTTCCTAAGAAATAATCATGTTGGAAAAGGCGAATCCTGATCTGCGGCGTGATTCAGAGGACGCGTGCGAACTCCGCGCATGCTCATGGGGGCAACGACGGCGCGTGCGGGGGGACCGGCAAGCCAAATCGGGCGTCCGCTCTGGCGGTAAAATCGATTTCCCAAAAGTATGGCTGGAGTGGTACAATCGCATCTGCTGTGACGATGACTTGTCCCAGAAATCCACCATGACCCCTCACCCACGGACGGACGCCTGAACGACCCTTCATCCCCTGAACCTGCCGCTGAGCCTCCCGAGTCCGCTGCCACCTTCGAGTTCAAGGGGCATGCGCACGCGGCGGCGAAGGTAAAAACGTTTCCCAACGAGCCTGGTGTCTATTTGATGAAGGACGCTGCCGGGGTCGTGATCTACGTTGGCAAAGCAAAGAATCTTCGCAACCGCGCGGGTAGCTATTTTCTCAAAGCCGCCGAGGTGGATGCTCGCACAGCCAGCTGGATTCCCGATATTGCGGACATCGACTTCGTCCAGTGCGAGAGCGAGGTCGACGCGTTGCTGATGGAGTCGAGGCTGATTAAAGACATCCAGCCTCGGAACAACAAAGACCTCAAAGACGATAAATCATTCCCCTACCTGATGATCACGACACGCGAAGAGTTTCCGCGCGTCGAGGTCACACGCGAACCGAAAACGTCGGGCGTGAAACTGTACGGACCGTTTACCAGTGCCGGGGCGTTGCGGGGGGCGATCCAGGTGATGCAGCGGATTTTTAAATTTCGCACCTGCACGCTCGACATCAGCGAATCGGACGAGAAATGGAAATGGTTTCGCCCGTGCCTGCTAGCGAGCATCAACCAGTGCACCGCCCCCTGTAATTTTCGTATCAGCAAGGAGGACTATCGCCGCGATATTAAACGCTTGCAAACGTTTCTCGACGGTGGCAAAACGAAACTGATCAAAGACATGAAGGCGGAAATGGCGACCGCCAGTGCTGAACTGGAGTTCGAACGAGCCGCGGTGCTGCGTGACGAGATTCAAATGCTCGAGCGGTTGTCCGAACGTGGTGAACTCGATACCCATGCTCAGCCGGAGGTTTTTTATATCGATCCCAAAAAGGGACTCGCGGGATTGAAGAAAGTCCTGCGGTTGAATGAAACTCCGCGGGTGATTGAGGGCGTCGACATTGCGCATCTCGGTGGCAATGAAACGGTCGCTTCGCTGGTCCAGTTCATCGATGGCTTACCGTTCAAGCCAGGCTATCGTCGATACAAAATTCAGGACGTCAAAGGCGTCGACGATTTTCGTAGCATTTACGAGGTCGTGTCACGACGATTCCGACGCCTGAGCGATTCGGGTGATGCATTCCCTGATATTTTGCTGATCGACGGAGGGAAAGGGCAATTGAGTGCTGCGATGGCAGCGTTTCGAGATCAACAAATCACGCCACCGACCGTGATTTCCCTCGCGAAACGCGACGAAGAGATATTTCGGCCTGGAAATCCCGAGCCGCTCCGATTGAGTAAGAACGCCTTTGCACTAAGGCTATTGCAGTACGTTCGCGACGAATCGCATCGTTTTGCCCAGCATTACCACCACATATTGCGAAATCGGTCGACTTTCGATCGCTAAGCTCGGATTGATCTTCGAACCTTTGCCCGCGACAAACTGTCTGTCAATGAGTTAACATGAAAGCGTCTCTGTAGCTACCGTCACCCGGCGTCGGGCAGGGCCGCGATAATGCGATCTGTGTCCCACCGAGCACGGCTACGGACTCAATCACTTTTTTAATCATTCTCTCCAACCGGAGTCCCCATCCACCTCGTGTCTCATCCACACAATTCTTCGGACCTGATCTCGCTGGTCGACAACGGTCCCGAACGCAGCATTCTGGCGCGTCTCATTCTTCCTGATGTGGTCGTCGATGACGATCCGTTGGAAGAACTCCACGGTTTGGCGACGACGGCTGGTACGGAGGTCGTCGACGAGCTGACTCAGCGGCGTGGGACGCCTGATCATTCGACTTATCTTGGTAAGGGTAAAGTTGAAGAACTCCGCTTAATGGTCGAGCGGCATGAAGCGCATGTCATCTTTTTTGATAACGATTTGTCGCCCGCGCAGGTCCGCAATTTAGAGAAAGCGACCCATGCGAAGGTCATCGATCGGACTGAATTGATTCTCGATATCTTTGCTGCGGGAGCGCGGACCCACGAATCGCGGCTGGCCGTCGAATTGGCGCAGCTAGAGTATTCGCTTCCCCGGCTGAAGCGGATGTGGACTCACCTGTCACGACAATCGATGGGCGTGGGCATGCGAGGGCCCGGTGAGAAACAACTCGAGGTCGACAGGCGACTGGCCCAGAAACGCATCCATGATCTAAAAGTTGAACTTGAGAAAGTCGAGTCGCGACGGGAGCGGCAAGTTGCCAGTCGTAATGAGATTCCAACGATCTCATTGGTCGGTTACACCAACGCGGGTAAAAGCACGTTAATGAATGCACTGACCGGTGCGGGTGTGCTCGCTGAAGACAAGTTGTTTGCGACTCTGGAAACTCGAACTCGTCGTTGGCACCTGCCCAATTGGGGGCATGTTCTGCTGAGTGACACCGTCGGCTTCATTCGAGATCTCCCTCACTCCTTGGTCGCCAGCTTCAAGTCAACGTTGGAGGAGACCCGGCAAGCCGACTTGTTGATGCACGTGGCCGACGCCAGCAGTCCTCAGGTGTTCGAGCAGATCACTGCCGTTTATCAAGTTCTCGAAGAGCTCGGCATCGAAGAGAAAGACACCCTGCTCGTGCTCAATAAGATCGACTCGATCAACGGTCCGAGAACGCTCAATCGTGTGCTTGATCGCTATCCCCACGCCATTCCCGTCAGTGCGAAAACGCACACGGGCCTCACGCCGCTCTGCGAAGCTGTGGGTGCGGCGCTGGCAAAGGAGTTCCTCGACGTGGAGATTGATGTCGCACATCATGACGGCAAGCTGCTGGCATATTTATCTGCCAAGGGTAAAGTCGAATCACGGGATTTTCATGATTCGCATGTCACCGTCCGCGTACGAATGCCTGCGGGCGCCATGGGAGAAGTCCACCGCTCGGCAATTCGAGTTGTGCCTACCCAGCTGACGATTCGCGGCGACGGAGGTACTGCCGAACACGATGCCGTGGAAGACGACACTACGCAAGAGCCGACAGGTGACCAAGCCAGCGCACACTCGAGCGAGGTTGCTTGAGGCGGATGACAGAGGCATGGTCATCAATCGCCGCATGGGCGTTCTGGCGAAAACGTCGCTGGCATTGGCGAGCGGATCGAAGCTTGGCCATCGTGACCGGCGCCAGTAGTGGAATCGGACGCGAACTGACCTTGTTGTTGGCCAGCCAAAACTGCCGCGTGATTGCAGTTGCGCGCCGGGGCGACCGTCTCGACGAGATCGTGTCCCGGGCAGCACATGGAAACGTCGTCCCCATTGTCGGCGATGTTACCGATGCAGAGACCCGAGATGCCGCGATGAATCAGGTACTCAAACTCGGTGGTGGTCGACTTGACCTATTGGTTAACAACGCGGGCATCGGCGGGATCGGCCCGTTTGCCGAAGCGGAATCGCAGCGGATGCGACAGATTATGGAAGTCAACTTTTTTGCCGCGACGGAATGGACCCGGGCCGCAATCCCCCTCTTGAAGTCTTCCACCGAGAACCAGTCCCAACGCTGCTGCACCCCAGTGATCTGTAACATCGGCAGTGTGCTGGGGCACTGCGCCGTACCGGACAAGAGCGAGTACTGCGCCAGTAAGTTTGCGCTCCACGGATGGACAGATTCTCTCCGCGCCGAGCTCAGTTCACATGGTATCGCCGTGGTGCTGGTTAGCCCCAGTACGACACGAAGTGAGTTTTTCGAATCACTCGTTGGCACTGACGCCAACCAACAATCCAAAAGCTTCGGCAGTTGGCCACCCGATCGCGTAGCCCACTCTACCCTGGCCGCCATCAAGGCCTGTCGACGAGAAGTCATCCTGAGTTTCGCTGGCAAAGCCCTAGTGTACGGCGATCGTATCGCTCCGTCGCTGATGAGCAAAGCACTCGCCAAACGGTGAACGCTCGCCTTAGGCTGTCTACAGAAAGTCGTGGATCGCTCCGCCGATCCACCATCGTGATCGCGGGGCGATCAGCGACCATTCCCACGGGCGGTTTCAACGAAATGCCGACAATGCTTTGTCGCTCACCGAGATGAATTTCGTCGCAAGCGGTACAGGCGCCGTCGTAGCTGCCCGCGAATTAGGGTGTTTCTTCACCTACCATCTGTGGTCCCAGTTCTCGGAATAGGTTCACCCACGACAGCCAGATGGCGTTGTGAATTGTGGCTGTGCCGGACTCTTGAAGCCTTGTCAGTTCGGTGGGAGATTCGTCCGGCCAGTGGCCGATCCAGCCGTCGGCAATGCCGTGGCTTTTTAGCAAGAAGTCTCGTTCGTCATCAACGCTGCAACTCAAAGGAAATGTCTCGCCAATCACGATGGGCTTCCCCCAATCATACTTTTTGAGGAGTTCAATTTCTGCATCGACCTTGTCGGTCTTGGGATAGAGGTGTGGCGAAACGAAATCGAGTTCCTCGGCGGCGACCTTGTAGACGCCAGGAAATGGCAGCATGCCCAACGTGATCAAATGTGTCTGATCTTGCGAGCGAATAGCGGCCACCATTTTCCGAGTCCACTGCCGAAAAATTTCATCACCGTTTCGCTCCTGGGCGTCGAGACTCAGTCGTTGACAGAATTCTACATAGCCCATTCTTCCTAAATACCAGCCTTCTTCCGGTGTCCCGATTGCCCCTGGCTCGTTGACGAGGTCGTATGCGAATACGGCTGGGCTGTCGGCGCACGTTCGCGCAATGGTTTGCCAGAAAAAGGCTTGGGTTTCCCAACGCTGGGCTTCCTCGAGAGAGTCATACCAAGCCATCCGGTCGTCGATTTGGTAGCAAGCCAGCCCAGTGATCATCAAGTGAATGCCTGCCCCTTGAGCAATCCCCAAGAGCCGTCTCAGCAGGGCGAGTCCCTCGGGGTCCGCTTCCTGGGGGCCTTTCATCAATCGCGGCATCTCTGGATGGACGCGCGCCACCGTCGTTCCAGCAGCACGCATTTCGGTGAACTCTCGCTGCACGCGGGCGGGGTCGTTGGCCAATCGCTCCATGAGGTCGACCGAAGCGTAATTGTGCCCCCAGGGTACGTATCGCTTCCTCGAGGGATGTAGGATAAACCCGCCTGCATCAGGGTCGACCTGAACTGTTTCCAATGTCGATTCGCGCCAGCTTGTAGGAGCTGCTTTCGCCAAGATAGTTCCGACTTCAATGGGGCGGTCGGTCTCAATGACGTCAATGCCCATCTGCAAGAGTTCACGATAACTCGCCTCAAGGTCGGCTGGTTGCCTGGCACGATCAATTACAATCTGTTGATCAAGGTTGCGAGATGTGCCTGACATGCAGCGCGCACCCTCATCGTGGATGCGCTGAATCAGCTCTTGGTCATGTGAAGGTTGATGGCCAATGAAGGCGAGGATGTTGCCCCAAGGCACACCAGACGTCTCAAATGCTTGGAGCTTCTTGCGATCACCCAGCATGACCTCCATACAGATGTTTTTGTCAAGTTGATGGCATCGCTTCGCCTCTGCGATATTGTTGACAATCAACATCACAAACCCCTGTGCATTGTGCTCGATGATTTTCTGAACTCGCAGATCGAGCGGAACATCCTTCTGATCGAGCACAAGAATTGTTCTTCCTCGCGCCCATGTGATTGCTTCGTCAAGCGTGGGAATTCGGTACTCCGTAACTGTACCGTCGATATCCTTCAAATACAGGTTTTTAAGTTCCTCCAGCGTGGCGTCTCTGACTAAGCCAGTCCCCGTAGTGGTCCGGTCAAGGGTCGCATCATGAAGGAGCACAATTTGGCCGTCCTTCGTCAGACGGGGATCTACCTCCATCATCGAGGGCTCGTTGCGTAGGCTATGCTCAAACGTTTCAATCGCATTTTCGGGAAGCCCTCGCCCCGGACCTCCACGATGGGCACTGATGATGACCAACGGGGGCCCATCATATCGCAGTTGGGCCTGCAATTCGGTGGCAGTGAGCGGAGCAATCCAGCGGGGGTTGGCGGCCGTCTGGGCACTGCAAACGCTGGAGATTGCTGCGGCGGTGATCAACGTTACGATCGGAACTGCCAAGCGTGACACGCTGATTGATTTTGTCATCTTAAATCCATTGGCATACGAGAATAGCGTTCGGCCCAACCCTGTGCGGTACGGTGATGGGTCTACCGCAACTATTTTAGAAGCTGGCAGGCGAGCAAAGCGTGTCGCTAGACGCTCCGCAGCCCGTTGTTCGGCGAGCGGCTCTTCCCCGCCCAATTGCTGAGGGGGACGTTGTATTGTAGAGGATCCGTCGCTATCAGCGGGAGCGATTCGAAGTTCGAACTCATATATTCACTCGTATCGCATTTGCAATTCGGGAACGCAACGAGTCGTACTGATGTGGCGAACCTGCAGACGGAACCGCCCGTCAGATGGGATCGGCACTCATTTTCGGTTAGATTGGTTTTCCGGCCAAACGGATTGTTTGGTTTTCCGGTCAGCCCCTACTCTGGCGGCGTTTTCCTTCGGTAGTGATCAATCATGGTACTTCGCGCAGCAATAATCTTAGTCCTCGCAACGGGGATGTTGCCGTCTCCATACCTGCAACCCGTCACCGGAGATGACGGGGAGCGGATGAATATTCTGCTGATAACCGCCGACGACCTAGGACTGCAATTGAATTGCTATGGGGATAACACCGTCGCGATGCCGCATTTAGATGCGTTGGCACAACGCAGCGTACGATTCGAGACGGCGTACGTCGCTCAGGCGTCCTGCAGCTCTTCCCGATCTGCGATGTTGACCGGCACGTATCCTCACACGAACGGGCAGTATGGGTTGGCAAACGCTGACGTGGGTTTTCATGTCCGCCCCGAAATCATTCAACAATCAATCCCAAATGTGTTGAAACGTCACGGCTACTACACGGGCGTGATCGGCAAACTTCACGTGGATCCGGAACAGGAATTTGCACTCGACGTGCATACCAAAGAAGGTTTTGGAAGTCGTGACGTCGTGCGCCAAGTGGCGTTGGCAGAAGACTTTTGGCGGGAGTCCAGCGACCAGCCATGGTTTTTGATGTTCAACGTATTTGATCCCCACGTGATGGGAAAGAGGCCTCCAGGCCAACCAGCGTTCCCTGATGTCGTCAAGGGAATTCCGGCGGATCCCATCGCCCCCGATGACGTAACGGCCTGGCCTTGGCAGGATGTTGATACGCCAGTGACACGCAAACGAATCGCGGGCTACTACAACTGCGTCCAGCGCGTCGACGCGGCTGTTGGCCGGCTATTGAAATCGCTCGATAATAGCGGTCAACGCGAGCGAACGCTGGTGATTTTTTTAGGCGATCATGGGCCTCCATTCTCGCGAGGCAAAACGACGTGTTATGAAGCTGGTTTACGAGTGCCTTTCCTGCTCGACTGGCCGGGGCTGAGCGACGCACATGTGTCACCGAAACTAGTCAGCGCTGTCGACATCGCGCCTACCGTATTTGATGCCGCTGGAGTTGAAACACCCGCCATCGTCCAAGGAAACTCATTGCGCGCCGTTGCGCAGCGACATCCCACGTCAACCTGGCGTGACACATTGGTGGGAGAGTTCCACTTTCATGGAGCGTCATCGTTCTATCCCACGCGCGCGATTACTGACGGACGGTACAAACTGATTTATCGTTTGCCTGGCAGCATCGGCAACGCGATTGTGTCGGTCGACGGAGACCCATCGAACCGTGAGGTCGCAAAACTGCCGAGCGACCATCCTGCGCATCCGTTGTATCAAAAACTTCGCGAGCCACCTCCACTGGAACTTTTCGATTTGGCAAGCGATCCCCATGAACTTGTCAATCTCGCGGGCGATTCCGCAGCGGCGGACATTGAAACGCGTCTAAAAGCGGCACTGGAAAGCTGGCAGGAGTCCACTAACGATCCCTTTCGCGATGCAGCATTTCGTAACGCGGTGGGGCGCAAGTTCACGAAGTAGCTAAACACGCTCAGATGTTGACGTGACGCCGAAAGGTTATCTCGGTTGGAATCGAATCCTGAAAGTTGGCATCCCCAAACGCTTACGCCAGTCCAATCGTGGGCAGAGCGAGCGTAGGAAAAAAGTCCCAGGACTCAGCGAGAATTGGCAACCGAGCACTTTCAGGCTGGCGATGGTACTTAAAAATTGCACCATAGACATTCGGTTTTCTTCTCCTTTACCTTCCCCGATGCAGCCTTATTGTCGATCAGAAACTCGTGGCGATTCCACCCATGTTTTCTTTCCCATTTCGTATACAGCTCGCTCGGGTATCCGCTCAACATGAATTTTCCTTGGATTGCCGAAAGCGTCTCAAGGAGTTCCTCATGTTCCACGAGGGTCATTTCAAATGCATACTCACCGGTAGTCGCACGCGTCTCGTGAACATAGGGCGGATCGCAATAAAACAATGTCTTCGTACCATCTTGCTTGCGAATGACACCCACGGCGTTTTGATTGAGGATCACGACGCCTTTTAGTCGCTGATGTACATCGGGTAAGCCCTGGACCACATTGAGCCATGCCGAGGCCTGTTCGTTCACCCGACCACGGGTGCGATTTCTCGACAACGTCGCGAAGTCTTTCATCAATCCTTGGCGGGACTGCCGCGCCAGAATAAAAAAATGGACCGCGCGTTCGAGTGGTGATCGATCCGATGCAGCGCCCGCGTCCGGCGAAAGCTCTTTTGCTTGATCAAACTCATCTTCGCTGAAGGGGGTCATCTCCACTCGCTGCCGGAATGCTTCGAAGTGCTCTGCCGATTGCAGCACTCGCCAGAAATTGATTAGTTCACCGTGCAGATCGTTGACGACTTCACTGCTTCCTTTTTCGGCAGCGGTGAGTTTCTCATCGCCGACAGCCATCCAGTCGCGATTCGGATCGCGAGCCAGAAGGATGCCGCCACCACCGAAAAACGGCTCGACATAGTGTAGGTGTGGCGGCATCAAACCAATGATCCAGCTCCGCAGATAGTATTTGCCGCCATGCCACTTCAGGGGCTGCGTCAATTTCGTCATGGGTCACTTTCCCCTCAGGCATCAAAAATCGGATTCGCGATGTTGGAAAAGATACCGCCGTGGCGATTCTGTACCAGACGACATGAGATGAGATCTTGCCAGACTGCCGCATAAAGCTGGCTTTGCCTAGGAATACCTCGGTCGGGGTGAGCCGAAAGGCGCCTGTCGCTGGAATCCCGCACGCTGCGCAGAGTTGCCCGATGATCTTAGGATAGATTAGCTGTGGAAGCTTTTTCCGGACAGTGTCGATTGGAGTGACGGTGGTTCGACTAACTATCGAGCGACGACAATGCGCGCTCGGAGAGTCGGACCGTAGAATCAACAGGAGCCGGAATGATGAAGTTTGTTTGCATGGGATATAGTGACGAGAAGAAGTACGATGCGATGTCTGAGGTGGACAGGCAGCGTATGCTAGAAGAGTGTTTCGCCTATGACGATGAGTTGAGGCGGGGTGGGCACTTTCGCGGGGGCGAGGCACTGCAATCGGCGCCCAACGCAGTGATGCTGCGAATGAACAACGGTTCAGTCGAAGTGACAGATGGACCCTATGCCGAGACCAAGGAAATGCTTGGTGGGTTGCTGTTGCTCGAGGCTCGTGACTTGAATCACGCAGTAGCATTAATGTCGAAACATCCCGGTGTAGCAGTGGGGCCCTTCGAGATTCGTCCTGTTGCTGCAGAGCTCAACGATCAAATTGCTGCTCGCGATGCCGCTATTGCCCACACTCCGAGCTCAAGAGACGAGAAGACGAGCAACAGAATCTGCTTGTGGTACAACGGCGACGCGGAAGACGCAGCACAGTTTTATGCCAAAACTTTTCCTGACTCCTCTGTCGACGCAGTGCATCGAGCGCCGGGAAACTATCCAGCTGGCAAAGACGGCGATGTGCTGACTGTTGAGTTCACGGTGATGGGGATTCCATGCCTTGGGCTCAACGGCGGTCCTGGTGTGGAGCACAATTGGGCGTTCTCATTTCAAGTCGCGACTTCCGACCAAGCCGAAACCGATCGCTATTGGAATGCCATCGTCGGCAATGGCGGTGAGGAAAGTCAGTGCGGGTGGTGCAAAGACCAATGGGGGGTGAACTGGCAGATCACGCCGGTCATCTTGACCCGCGCGGTTACCGGCTCGGACACGGCTGCTGCCAAACGCGCCTTCGATGCGATGATGCAGATGAAAAAGATTGACGTCGCTGCAATCGAGGCCGCAGTTCGCGGTTGATTTTCGTATCACCGTGAAGACGCGCGGTTTCCTCGCCGGTGAGTCGAGTTAGTACGTCCATTCGGCGCAAGTATCGATTGCCACCCTAGATGGATCGAGAGTGGGGTTGCCAATGAACTGCGATCGAGTGCAGTCAGCGACACAGCGGACCGCGAGCGAATAGCAGGACGCTAACTAATCGAGCCCATAGTGCTCGATCTCGGCCCAATAGTCTTCGAAAGCGTCTTCCTTGTGGAAGTCGGGGCTGTTGTCCAGGTCATGGCATTCCATGCATTTCTCACGCGCCTTGGCCAGCGGCAGCCTCATTGCCTTGCGAAGCTGCTCCCGTCGCGCATCCGAGACATCAAGCTCTCCATTCTCGACGGCAGCGTGCGATGCCCCTGGGCCGTGGCAATTCTCGCAACCATTGCCATGAAGATGCTTGTCCACCTCTAGATTCAGGTATCCCGAAACGTAGGGATGATAGTTTTGCGCGTTCCACCCAGTGACGTGGCACGAGATGCACTCAGGATCAAAGTGACGCGGCACGTCTCCCCGCTCACCAGGATGGACCAGGCTCTCGGTGGCATTGAAGTGCGGCGAATCTTTCCAGATGTCATAAGCGGTGGTGTGGCATTCTCCGCAGGCTTCGGACCCGACAAACTTTTCGCCCGTGGGGTGTGGGATCGGTTTAATACCCAGGTTTTCCAAACCAAGGTCTCGGAGCTGGGATTGGTACTCAGCCATCAGCTGACGCATCTCTGGAGCATCGCCAAAGGAATCATCTAGCGGGACGCGGGCGTAACGCAGCTGGGAGTCTTTGTAGAGACCCACCAACCCAACATACATGCCCTTATCTCCCGTCAATATCAACTTGGTGGCAGTGCCTTCAATGGTCTGGGGTTGGTAGGACGGTTCGCCATAGCCGCCGGCGACAACAATCAGATCAAAACCAGGAACTTGCCGTGCCAATTGCTTCGCAGTGTCTTCCTTCCCATAGAAAGTCAGCACTTTGAAATTCAGATGGTTGTTTCTCAGCGTTTCCAACACGGTTCGTGCCGACACGATCGGATCGTTGAGCGTGATATCCTCGCTCAGCGGGGAAGTCAGCGAGGCGGGATCGAGAATGCTCGTAACGCCAACCCGAAATCCGTCGCGATCGATGATGCGGTGGCTCTGCATGAGCGAAGGGTCCAGCAGCACCACGTTAGCGGAGCAGTAGAGTGCGTCCTCCGGCGTCTCGGCCGCTGCCTCTTGGATCAAGTCGCCCACGCCGATGCGCATATCGTCGGGACCAAAGCCGACAGCATCGTATTTCATCTCCCGGAGTGCTTCGAGTGAGCGATGGAATTTGATCTCAGCTTGGCGACCAAATCGTCGGACTAAGTTCCCCGCGTCGATCGGCACGAGTTTCCAACCGGACTGGCGAAGCTGGGTGGCAAAGGTCATCCGCCTCGCCACGCCGCCTTTCTGATTCTCCAAACCGGTGCATCCACATGGTTCGATGTAGCCATGCTGTTGACCCGTGACGAATAACGTTAGGTCGGGAACGGGCCACGTGGTGTAGTCGATCGGCCCCGATAAGCCATCGCTGGAAGGTGAGGCTTTTTCGGCGGTGTCCCCCACAGGAGGCTTTCGCGCAACATGGGAAGGCTCTGCATCACCGGTCCGGGCAGGATCGACTCCCGAGAGCTTCTGTTTCTCCGCAGGACGTTGCGGAGCCAGTTCGGTGGTTCCGGTTTGCTCATCGCCCGGCTGCGTGGATACCGAAGTAGCTTGATCGCTGGGCTGATCGTGCAGGGGCGGTTCGCTGCGGGGTGTTGAACGTGACGAGGTCGTCATGTCCGCGGGTGAGCAACCCGTCAATCCCAGCAGCAATATCGGCAACAACCATCGTCTTCGGTGCAACCGACGGCAACTCAGAGGGGCTTGGCAGCGGGGTGAATCTGGGGTGCGCATGAGTTTCCTTGGTCAGTGCGATGGGAGATGTTCCCTAGCCTACCGCGCCGGCAACGCAAATTTCAGTATCAATTTCAGCGCGGGAACGAGTGGGTCATCCGATTCGATCATCACGGATCCGTAATCCCCTTTGTTCATTCCGAGACGATCAATGGCTACGGTTCCTGGCTTGAGCTCCAATTCCAGTGGGAACAGCGTCATATTGCCTTGGCGGATTGGCTCACCAAGTTTAGCTTCCACGTTCTCAGCTGGCTTTATTTCCCCGATGGATAGCTTCGCGTCCGCATGCTCGGCCCCCTTCAGCCGCACAAATGCTTTGGCGGTCAGGGGATCGTCCTTACCTAAAATGCCAAAGTCGAACACATATCCGCCGCCGGAAACTCCCTTCAAGCGAGAATTGGGCAGCATGCTCAGCGCCCCTACGATTCGACCACTGACTGGAATGTAGACGGCTCGCTTTCCTACGGAGCTCTCGCCTTCGCCCTGACTCTCGGTCGCCTCTGCGTTCTCATTATCGTCGGCAGACGCCTCGTCGCTTGACTGTGCCTGCAATGTCAGCATCACGCTGGACGTGATCGGACCCTGTTTAAGTCCGGGATGAATGGTGCCGTGAACGTGGAATCCTTGAGAGGCGGTTGCGTTGATTCCATCTTGTTCGCTCGGTTCAAACGGGGTGACTTCGAAATCGGTGAGCTCGTTGATCGGGTCGTCAATGATCTTGATTTCACCAGCATCCATGGGGGCGTCCATGAAGCTGAACACGTTGACGTCGAACGGGATATCTTCGCCTGCGGCAACGTCGCCGAGCAGGACTTCTTCAGGGAACAG
This genomic window from Allorhodopirellula heiligendammensis contains:
- a CDS encoding DNA adenine methylase, which produces MTKLTQPLKWHGGKYYLRSWIIGLMPPHLHYVEPFFGGGGILLARDPNRDWMAVGDEKLTAAEKGSSEVVNDLHGELINFWRVLQSAEHFEAFRQRVEMTPFSEDEFDQAKELSPDAGAASDRSPLERAVHFFILARQSRQGLMKDFATLSRNRTRGRVNEQASAWLNVVQGLPDVHQRLKGVVILNQNAVGVIRKQDGTKTLFYCDPPYVHETRATTGEYAFEMTLVEHEELLETLSAIQGKFMLSGYPSELYTKWERKHGWNRHEFLIDNKAASGKVKEKKTECLWCNF
- a CDS encoding DUF1573 domain-containing protein; protein product: MKTLIACLIFAAIGVAVALTINERRYGHYEPAFGPISYRGDIDASNAMATLEKEWSKKLPKVELPDGHTFDFGVMRPDEKGEHVFVVKNVGDESLVLKVGASTCKCTVGELGDESLEPGEQTEVTMSWTVLTSENTFGQSAELRTNDPNNIAIRFEIKGTVVRDVKLFPEEVLLGDVAAGEDIPFDVNVFSFMDAPMDAGEIKIIDDPINELTDFEVTPFEPSEQDGINATASQGFHVHGTIHPGLKQGPITSSVMLTLQAQSSDEASADDNENAEATESQGEGESSVGKRAVYIPVSGRIVGALSMLPNSRLKGVSGGGYVFDFGILGKDDPLTAKAFVRLKGAEHADAKLSIGEIKPAENVEAKLGEPIRQGNMTLFPLELELKPGTVAIDRLGMNKGDYGSVMIESDDPLVPALKLILKFALPAR
- a CDS encoding multiheme c-type cytochrome: MTTSSRSTPRSEPPLHDQPSDQATSVSTQPGDEQTGTTELAPQRPAEKQKLSGVDPARTGDAEPSHVARKPPVGDTAEKASPSSDGLSGPIDYTTWPVPDLTLFVTGQQHGYIEPCGCTGLENQKGGVARRMTFATQLRQSGWKLVPIDAGNLVRRFGRQAEIKFHRSLEALREMKYDAVGFGPDDMRIGVGDLIQEAAAETPEDALYCSANVVLLDPSLMQSHRIIDRDGFRVGVTSILDPASLTSPLSEDITLNDPIVSARTVLETLRNNHLNFKVLTFYGKEDTAKQLARQVPGFDLIVVAGGYGEPSYQPQTIEGTATKLILTGDKGMYVGLVGLYKDSQLRYARVPLDDSFGDAPEMRQLMAEYQSQLRDLGLENLGIKPIPHPTGEKFVGSEACGECHTTAYDIWKDSPHFNATESLVHPGERGDVPRHFDPECISCHVTGWNAQNYHPYVSGYLNLEVDKHLHGNGCENCHGPGASHAAVENGELDVSDARREQLRKAMRLPLAKAREKCMECHDLDNSPDFHKEDAFEDYWAEIEHYGLD
- a CDS encoding VOC family protein produces the protein MMKFVCMGYSDEKKYDAMSEVDRQRMLEECFAYDDELRRGGHFRGGEALQSAPNAVMLRMNNGSVEVTDGPYAETKEMLGGLLLLEARDLNHAVALMSKHPGVAVGPFEIRPVAAELNDQIAARDAAIAHTPSSRDEKTSNRICLWYNGDAEDAAQFYAKTFPDSSVDAVHRAPGNYPAGKDGDVLTVEFTVMGIPCLGLNGGPGVEHNWAFSFQVATSDQAETDRYWNAIVGNGGEESQCGWCKDQWGVNWQITPVILTRAVTGSDTAAAKRAFDAMMQMKKIDVAAIEAAVRG